AGGATGAACAGGAACTTTAATTTGATAATCATTTTCACTAGCCCATTCTAGAGCAGTTTTCCCTTCAATTTGAATATTATGGTGAGCTGCGTATGCTACTGGATCTTTAATAGGTGAGTGAGCAAAAGTTTCTAACCACTGACCTTTTTTAAATTCAGGAGAGACGTCACTAAATTTGCTCACTATATCTGCTGATTTTGCAATCTCTTTCATGTTATTAAGATTTTCCTTTATATTTTCTTTATAAAATATTCTTAATTCATCAAAGTTATTAATAGATATGTTTTCAAAGTTATTATCCTGGAGTCTTGCACTAACAGTGAGACCTTTTGGATCAAATCCAACTTTTTTCAATTCATCAACTTTTTGATCAACCATAGCCTCTATTTGCTGCTCATCTAACTGATGTATCATTTGCTCTAATGATTTACTATATTTTTCAATGCTAAATGATAAGTTACCTTGCCTAATAGCTTCAGTATATCCAACTCCATCATGGGAAAACATTTTATATGTTTCTTCGATCATAGAACCAAAATCTTGATGAAAAGTCATAAAAGATTTACCGTGATCTATTTTCATTACAGTTTTACCGTCTTGTACCATCAAATTACCGGCATGGTAATCCCCTTCTCCTAACATATGACAAGCAGCAATGACTTTTTCAAACCCTTCTAGTTTTTGTAAGTTTAAATTATTACCTCTAACTCTGGTCTGACCTAATAAACCAGAAAATTCTGAAAGTTGCACCACATTGTCAAAGAATTTGGAGCGGACGTAAAGTGAGTTGTTGTTGGCTTTATTAGGTACTACTAATTCCTCTTTAGGGGCACGATCATACAATAAAAACTGATACATAGAAGAACCTATTAACTCCTGTACACCGTCAGTTCTGTCTGACAAAGCTTGTTTATCCCACTTTTGTTTATCTGCGGTTAAACAATCCTTATAGCTTTTATAGAAATGTTTTAAAATAAAAGTATTACCTGTCTTATTTTCTTGAGCAATATATCCGGCAGATACACCAGCTTGCTTATTGCCCTTTAGTGAAAAACCACTCTGCTTCAAAATTGCTCTATCACGTAACATAGATTCGAGTTTGTTTGTTCTAGGTGCTGGTATCGGTTTATTTCCTTCTGTTCTGGGTGCTGCTGCTAATTTACTTTCTTTAAATGCGTCCATAAGAGGGATATCTATTATCTCCCTTATGTCTTGATTTTGCTCTCCAGGAAACATCTCTTTTATTATCTTTAATGTTTTACCTAAAATGTGTCCAGAATATGGAAAATTCTTCAATTCCTTTTTATACAAATTAATATTAGATTCTGATGGGTCTTGAGAAAGTGCTATTACACTATCGGCAATTCTTCCACATTTTTTAAGTAGTCTTTTATCTGGGTTTTTACCATCTACAATTATAATTTCTTTTAAAGCTTCAAATAGCTTATTGCGTAGTAATAATTTAGTTTCTTCCTGATTTGCCATAGAGACCTATTTTTTTTATTTATAACCAATGGTTCATTGTTAATCTAAGAAAACTTTTTTAAGAGATTTTTTTGCCAAATTTCCTTCAGTAAGAAAGTCCTTATTTAAATGAGTAATCTCATTATTCAATAACCTTAATTGTAAGTAATCACTAATTGCCTGGGTAAATTCACCAATTTTATTCCGAAAGAAATGATCGGCTCCTTGGATGAGCTTATAGTCAACAGTTATATGTTTTTGCTTAGACAATTTACCTACCAGTTCAAGCACTGATTCTTCTGACACAATACTATCTTTGTCACCTTGTATTACAAAGCCAGAAATAGGACATTGAGACAAGAAAGAAAAATCATATTTATTTACTGGTGGAGATACCATAATAAAATTATTAATCTCTGGTCTTCTCATGATAAGTTGCATGGCTACCCATGCTCCAAAAGAAAAGCCTGCTATCAAATTTATACTACCAGTAGGATTGTTAAGCTGTAACCAATCAAGTGCTGTTGCAGCATCGGTCATTTCGCCAACACCATTATCAAACTCTCCTTGGGAACGTCCAACTCCCCGGAAATTAATTCTGAGTACTGTAAATCCATTAGACACTAATGTTTTATACACATAATAAACCACTTTGTTATTCATAGTGCTACCGTAAAGTGGATGTGGATGTAATACTAAAGCAAGTGGAGCTTTAGAATCACTAGATTTAGTATATAGTCCTTCAATCCGACCGGCAGGACCATTAAAAAAAACTTCAGCCATAATTATACACTATCATATATTACTTTATATCGATCACTAAGACAAATTAGTAAAAATTATAGCATGCTACTTGATATATTTCAAGCTAACTAAATACATTAATATATTAATCGGGTTGGTTATATTTAATTTTACTAAATTTATAATAGGTTGTATTTTAGTAAATTTAAACTATTAGTTGCTGTTAAGTGAAAATAACAATCATTTTTATATTATTATTTATAATTTCTATAGCAAATAAGGTTTATGGATCAGCTTGGTTAATCGACTCAGGTAGGTATAGATATATGGCTACTACTGCTACTATCGATAAAAATTCTGAAAATATTAAGCAAATAAGAGCCGATCTCTTTTTACAAATTCAGCGTAAACTAGCCCATTTAAGAGAACGTATCAAGTTGGTTAACAATTCATCAGCTCTGTATAATAAGTTATTTTGCCAAATTCAATCTTTAGAACGTAGCTCAAGAGAAATATCTTCATACCAAGATCAATTAATGAGAATTTTTGCTATCGAATATGGCATTAATAATAACCAAAATTTAGCTATTCAATTGCTTTATAAAGAAAATAAATTTCAGGGAAGTAATGATATGAACTACCTATCTAACAATAAAGAAATTGGTATATTTTATAAAATTAAGCTTTTTCAGAATATTCATCGGGTAGTCTCAGTTCAGCCAAGAATATACATAACTCAAGATGGGTGTGAGCAGCAATT
This genomic interval from Candidatus Tisiphia endosymbiont of Dioctria linearis contains the following:
- a CDS encoding alpha/beta hydrolase, translating into MAEVFFNGPAGRIEGLYTKSSDSKAPLALVLHPHPLYGSTMNNKVVYYVYKTLVSNGFTVLRINFRGVGRSQGEFDNGVGEMTDAATALDWLQLNNPTGSINLIAGFSFGAWVAMQLIMRRPEINNFIMVSPPVNKYDFSFLSQCPISGFVIQGDKDSIVSEESVLELVGKLSKQKHITVDYKLIQGADHFFRNKIGEFTQAISDYLQLRLLNNEITHLNKDFLTEGNLAKKSLKKVFLD